CACTCATGCTCATCCCTTCTTCTCCATAAGGTTATTTCAgattgtttaaaatatcTCCTTTGATCCTCATCCACCAAAATTAGACTCAAATAATATCTCAcactaaattttttattaacgtCTCGAAATGTTGGTGTTAAAGCGTAGCCATTCAAAAACATCCGTAAAGGAATTGTTTCCCCACGATTAGGATTACCATCCATAATTTGAAATCTGGTAATCGTTTCACTGTTACTGTACTGGTTTGGTGATGTCCCGATCGTTTCACGCCGTATGATACTGACTTCCATCCGCTGAACCTTGATGCGTACAAGGATAAAGTAGATTTTCCCAATAATAACATCTTTTAAAtgatatttgtttttgctgTATTCAAATTCTATGTGTAGGCATTCATCAATGCCCACATCCATTCTGATTAAGCTGTTTGTCTCTGGTTCATTCTCAAATCGATAGACCCACAGATCTTTTTCACGAATGACATCTTTCATCTTTCTGGAAACCGTAACGCGACATATATAGCGGAGTTTAACGTTTTTGCCAATATAGGATTCATAAGGTTTATCAACATGCTTGAACTCAAATTCAAACATTTGGGCATGCCTCATTTCCCCAGGAGAAGCTAACTCCTGTACGCTTCTAGTAAATTCATGAATATTTCCTTTGTCGTAAGTATTTTCGATCTGTCCAATAAACTCAATTTTCACACCATCGTGGTCCAACTTGCGGCCATCTTTTAAACGAATCATCACCTATACCGTCGTTAGTCGTACAAACATATAAAAATCCAAGCTGTTGCAACagattatttatttcaaaatacaCTGAACGTGCACGTTTGCACTTACTGTTCCTTTCACAGTCTCATCACTTTCGTAAATTGGCGCCTTGTCTTTTCGGCCCTGTTCAAACTCATAGTCAACGAACGTtcgttcttcttcattGTCCAAATGAAGATCAACGTCGATTGGacttttaaagaagtaaTCCATTGTGAAAATTTAGAAAgttgtttgaaaaatgaGTTTGGAATTTTagatattttcaattgaaataaggaaaataaGTTCAATTTCGTAATTTCTTTCTGTCTCTAAGGATGATAAATTAGCAATTGAATAAGAACTGATAATTGCagcaaattaatttttggagGCTAATATATCCCAATTTGTAAATTCATGGTGTAGGGTGATACTGTGAAGAGCTAGTAGCTTAATGCAATGGAACGCAACTTGAGTAATATGtgttaagttttttaaCGAAATGTTTTAGCGAGCTTGAGTTTATAGACGTAAACAAGTGAATTATTATTGTACTTAAAAAGTTATGTCTTAGTAGAACACGGTTGtttctttaaagaaatttatatGTAAATTAATAAGCTCTTTCTCTGACTCTTATTGTGCCAAATGAtgctttaaattatttttgaactTTATGAATTAAGAGCATACACATTTGACCATCTATTCATTACATTCAAAAATCGGATATCTTACTTTTATGAACTGTatggtattttttttttttttgttttagaaTACTTAATTcaagttattaaaaattcgCACTTAAATTCAGTTACTGTTTCACATGTAAAGCAAGTGAATttaaaaggaagaaaaaaaataaaaagaatttatttagttGTATAACAATTTATATGGAATGCGTTTAGTCTAACGAATAtccattatttttagttaaTCGATTTGAAAGAGTAAGTAAATTGCTTAAAGCGCTGCAAGTgattttcataaaaatatatcattaaacaaaatcataaaGTTAAAAGGTTGAATTTCTCAGGGTATTGTTGAAATtatgaaataaacaatatcCCACAAGATAAACCAAATCTCATTcgatagaaaaaaaatttgataaaatgaataatttgaGTATATTTGACACAGATTATTACAGCTTAGCGATTTGatcaaataaaacaacaataaaagaattaaacaaagaaataaaagaataaagaaataacgaaattaattaattaaatatacaattattgttataatcttttcattttaatgatttctttGCCTTATAACTATCGTCACCATCGGTTTTAACATTGCAAAGCAGCTCTTCAACGCTATATTGATATCACTCTCAATAACTTACTAGTGGTATTTCTTCTATTTCCTTTAAAGGTGTACGCGATGTTCATAGCGAAATCAATGTATGTTTGATTATTTCTGtgtatttaaataaatacttaCGATAATTAGAGTAATCGGATTATTAATATGTGTtttgttcttctttttctttgtgAGTCGCTTCAACGACAAATATGAATTGCAGCCTCTACTCACATTGGGATTACTAAACGCGTCTTTAACAGCTCTTTCTGACTTGTTAGCTCAGGCGTTGGACTCGTACAAACTGCTAAAGTTTCGCAATAAAAGAGACGTATCTCTCGAGAAATATGGGAATACAATCCTCTTACCAGCTAGTACTTCAAAGTTAGATGTCCATAGAACAATTCGTTATGCTGCCTATGGTACGTTAAAGGTTTGCATTACTTTGAAACCTTATAAAGTGAACCTTGTTATTTCTCCCTCTTTCTATGCAAGATACTAACATAATTGAACAGGTCTATGCCTTACTCCTATCCAAGTAAGAAAAACTACTCTTAATGATTAAATTCAGTATCAAAGTTCACAATGACTTTTGATACCAAGTTTGATTATGTGTAcaccaattttttatgctAACGCGAATCTAGTTCCGATGGTTTGTTGCCTTATCCAATGTTATTCAAACTGAGAATCCTTTTATTGCCATAGTTTTGCGAGTGGCTTTAGATCAATTTATCTTTGCTCCATTAGGCATagtgtttttctttttattcatgGTACTACTATTATCAACAAATAAAGCATCAGAATTAACAGTTTTTAGGGTATCACCGAATGCAAGTCTTATGAAAGGTTGAAAAGCTACTTCCGGAAACATTACTGGCCTACATTAAAAGTAAGGAATCTCTTTGACATTTGCACCAGCTGccttaaattattatagtCATTTGCTAACATATTTAGGCTAATTATATACTTTGGCCGGCCGTACagcttttcaattttaccTTCGTCCCTTTGGTCTTACAGGTGATTTTTGCCAACGCTGTTTCGATGGTTTGGACAGCTTACTTAAGTTTGAAAAATAGTTCCCCGAATGCAGACGTATGAGAAGGTAGGGAGCAATTCGgctattattttcttctatcgtatttgcaaatttatatttcacATTCAACtttgcaaattttctttacctTTACTCAGTCGGGCTTACGACTTCATTTGAAGTTTATTCGTTTGTTAATatgttcaaaattttattccAATTATCTTAAT
This portion of the Schizosaccharomyces pombe strain 972h- genome assembly, chromosome: I genome encodes:
- the vps26 gene encoding retromer complex arrestin related endocytic adaptor ubunit Vps26; amino-acid sequence: MDYFFKSPIDVDLHLDNEEERTFVDYEFEQGRKDKAPIYESDETVKGTVMIRLKDGRKLDHDGVKIEFIGQIENTYDKGNIHEFTRSVQELASPGEMRHAQMFEFEFKHVDKPYESYIGKNVKLRYICRVTVSRKMKDVIREKDLWVYRFENEPETNSLIRMDVGIDECLHIEFEYSKNKYHLKDVIIGKIYFILVRIKVQRMEVSIIRRETIGTSPNQYSNSETITRFQIMDGNPNRGETIPLRMFLNGYALTPTFRDVNKKFSVRYYLSLILVDEDQRRYFKQSEITLWRRRDEHE
- the sym1 gene encoding PMP22 family protein 2, which codes for MFIAKSIVIGLLICVLFFFFFVSRFNDKYELQPLLTLGLLNASLTALSDLLAQALDSYKLLKFRNKRDVSLEKYGNTILLPASTSKLDVHRTIRYAAYGLCLTPIQFRWFVALSNVIQTENPFIAIVLRVALDQFIFAPLGIVFFFLFMGITECKSYERLKSYFRKHYWPTLKANYILWPAVQLFNFTFVPLVLQVIFANAVSMVWTAYLSLKNSSPNADV